A stretch of Bradyrhizobium sp. AZCC 2262 DNA encodes these proteins:
- a CDS encoding protein-L-isoaspartate O-methyltransferase family protein: MDAQAELRIIRAAYAKQVLAAANVADARVTQAFAVIPREDFLGPGPWLVRRWLHNYVSTPDADPVYLYTDDLVALVPERGLNNGQPSLHAHLIHQASPAAGEHVVHVGTGTGYYTAILAHLVGPSGRVTAIEYDGALAARAEASLARYGNVAVIEGDGTQVLFDAADVIYVNAGCTRPATRWLDGLADGGRLIMPMTSDQGFGGIAPARMASAGAVFRIERRGADYLAYWISPVAIFPCAGSRDEASERALAEAFAGGGWQKVTRLYRDQDVPDERCWLRGPGWCLAYN, encoded by the coding sequence ATGGACGCGCAAGCCGAGCTCCGTATCATCCGTGCGGCCTACGCCAAGCAGGTCCTTGCCGCTGCCAACGTGGCGGATGCGCGCGTCACGCAGGCGTTTGCGGTCATTCCCCGCGAGGATTTTCTGGGCCCCGGGCCGTGGCTGGTGCGGCGGTGGCTCCATAACTATGTTTCGACGCCCGATGCCGATCCCGTCTATCTCTATACCGACGATCTGGTCGCGCTCGTGCCCGAGCGTGGCCTCAACAACGGGCAACCGTCGTTGCACGCACATCTCATTCACCAGGCCTCGCCCGCCGCAGGCGAACACGTGGTGCATGTTGGGACGGGCACCGGCTATTACACCGCCATTCTCGCGCATCTCGTCGGACCGTCGGGCCGGGTGACGGCAATCGAGTATGATGGGGCTCTCGCCGCACGGGCCGAAGCCAGCCTCGCTCGGTACGGAAATGTCGCCGTGATCGAGGGCGACGGCACGCAGGTGCTGTTCGATGCCGCCGACGTCATCTATGTCAATGCCGGCTGCACGCGGCCTGCCACGCGCTGGCTCGACGGCCTTGCCGATGGCGGCCGCCTGATCATGCCGATGACGTCGGATCAGGGATTTGGCGGTATCGCGCCGGCGCGCATGGCGAGCGCGGGCGCGGTGTTCCGCATTGAGCGAAGAGGCGCCGATTATCTCGCATACTGGATCTCGCCCGTTGCGATCTTTCCCTGCGCCGGCAGCCGCGACGAGGCGTCCGAACGGGCGCTTGCCGAAGCCTTTGCCGGTGGCGGCTGGCAAAAGGTTACACGGCTGTACCGAGACCAGGACGTTCCCGACGAGCGCTGCTGGCTTCGCGGACCGGGATGGTGCCTCGCCTATAACTAA
- a CDS encoding amino acid ABC transporter substrate-binding protein gives MLRTFRGGLLIGLAVAIAVAAAAITYERYDTKTLKRTIRRGEVLCGVNKGLPGFSIPDDKGDWTGFDVDFCRAVAAAIFDDPKKAKFLPLDASERFKELQSRRVDILSRNSTWSMSRETNYDLYFPAVAYYDGQGFMLPRSRNIDSALDLNNSKVCVQEGTTTVLNVADHFRANNMKYTEVKFSRLEDVLKAYESGKCDTLTADVSQLYALRLNLIQPSDHVILPDVISKEPLAPVVRQRDDDWMMLVKWTLYAMINAEELGITSKNIDEALKSKKPDVMRLVGTEGSYGEDLGLSKDWAARIIRHVGNYGEVYERNVGEGSKLKIPRGLNSLWSNGGIQYAPPIR, from the coding sequence ATGCTACGGACATTCCGAGGCGGCCTCCTGATCGGGCTGGCGGTCGCAATCGCGGTCGCGGCCGCTGCAATCACTTATGAACGTTACGACACCAAGACCCTGAAGCGGACCATCCGCCGCGGCGAAGTGCTGTGCGGCGTCAACAAGGGCCTGCCCGGCTTCTCGATTCCCGACGACAAGGGTGACTGGACCGGCTTCGACGTCGACTTCTGTCGCGCCGTGGCTGCGGCGATCTTCGACGATCCCAAGAAGGCAAAATTCCTGCCGCTCGACGCCAGCGAACGCTTCAAGGAATTGCAGAGCCGCAGGGTCGACATCCTCTCGCGCAACTCGACCTGGAGCATGTCGCGCGAAACCAACTACGACCTCTATTTCCCGGCCGTCGCCTATTATGACGGCCAGGGCTTCATGCTGCCGCGTTCGCGCAACATCGATTCCGCGCTCGACCTCAACAACAGCAAGGTTTGCGTGCAGGAGGGGACGACGACGGTGCTCAACGTCGCCGACCATTTCCGCGCCAACAACATGAAATACACGGAAGTCAAGTTTTCCAGGCTGGAGGACGTGCTCAAGGCGTATGAATCCGGCAAGTGCGACACCCTCACCGCCGACGTCTCCCAGCTCTACGCACTGCGCTTGAACCTGATCCAGCCCAGCGACCACGTCATCCTGCCCGACGTCATCTCCAAGGAGCCGCTCGCACCCGTGGTGCGTCAGCGCGACGACGACTGGATGATGCTCGTGAAGTGGACGCTGTACGCGATGATCAACGCCGAGGAACTCGGCATCACCTCGAAGAACATCGACGAGGCGCTGAAGTCGAAGAAACCCGACGTGATGCGGCTGGTCGGCACCGAGGGCAGCTACGGCGAAGACCTCGGCCTGAGCAAGGACTGGGCCGCCCGCATCATCCGCCATGTCGGCAATTACGGCGAGGTCTACGAGCGCAACGTCGGCGAAGGATCGAAGCTGAAGATTCCGCGCGGGCTGAATTCGCTCTGGAGCAACGGCGGCATCCAGTACGCGCCGCCGATCAGGTAG
- a CDS encoding MFS transporter, whose amino-acid sequence MLDATATVELTDDARARGNVLRLAAAQALTGDNSAVIFATGSIVGATLAPNISLATVPLSMYVLGLAAGTLPTGAISRAYGRRAAFIIGTFCGVLTGALAAIAVLYASFWLFCGATFLGGLYGAVAQSYRFAAADGASTAFRPKAVSWVMAGGVFAGVLGPQLVQWTMDIWPPYLFSFSFVVQAFVALVAMAVLWGVDAPKPAPSDLHGGRPLWTVARQPRFIAAALCGVIAYPMMNLVMTSAPLAMKMCGLTVSDSNFGIQWHIVAMYGPSFFTGSLIARFGAPRIVALGLLLEAAAAGIGLSGITAIHFWATLIVLGVGWNFAFIGASALVLETHRPQERNKVQAFNDFLVFGMMALGSFSSGQLLAHYGWSMVNMVVFPPVLLGLAVLSFASFAKRRAKLQAVDEIPDPSI is encoded by the coding sequence ATGCTGGATGCGACAGCCACCGTAGAGCTAACCGATGACGCCCGTGCGCGTGGCAATGTGCTGCGGCTCGCCGCGGCGCAGGCGCTGACCGGCGACAATTCGGCTGTCATTTTCGCCACCGGCTCGATCGTCGGCGCGACGCTGGCGCCGAACATCTCGCTCGCCACCGTGCCGCTCTCGATGTATGTGCTCGGGCTTGCCGCCGGCACGCTGCCGACAGGGGCGATCTCGCGCGCCTATGGCCGCCGCGCGGCTTTCATCATCGGTACGTTCTGCGGCGTGCTGACCGGCGCGCTCGCCGCCATCGCCGTCCTGTACGCCTCGTTCTGGCTGTTCTGCGGCGCGACGTTTCTCGGCGGTCTCTACGGCGCGGTGGCGCAGTCCTATCGTTTTGCCGCCGCCGACGGCGCCAGCACAGCATTCCGGCCGAAGGCCGTGTCGTGGGTGATGGCGGGCGGCGTGTTCGCCGGCGTGCTCGGCCCGCAGCTCGTGCAGTGGACGATGGATATCTGGCCGCCTTATTTGTTTTCGTTCAGCTTCGTGGTGCAGGCCTTCGTCGCGCTGGTGGCGATGGCGGTGCTGTGGGGCGTCGATGCGCCAAAGCCCGCACCATCGGATCTGCATGGCGGCCGGCCGCTGTGGACGGTCGCGCGGCAGCCGCGCTTCATCGCCGCCGCGCTGTGCGGGGTGATTGCGTACCCCATGATGAACCTTGTGATGACCTCCGCGCCGCTCGCCATGAAAATGTGCGGGCTGACCGTCAGCGATTCCAATTTCGGCATTCAGTGGCACATCGTGGCGATGTACGGGCCGAGCTTCTTCACGGGATCGCTGATCGCGCGCTTCGGCGCGCCCAGGATCGTGGCGCTCGGCCTGCTGCTGGAGGCCGCGGCGGCGGGGATCGGCCTTTCCGGCATCACCGCGATTCACTTTTGGGCGACGCTGATTGTGCTCGGGGTGGGGTGGAACTTTGCCTTTATCGGCGCGTCCGCGCTGGTGCTGGAGACGCACCGGCCGCAGGAACGAAACAAGGTGCAGGCCTTCAACGATTTCCTGGTGTTCGGGATGATGGCGCTCGGCTCGTTCTCGTCGGGCCAGCTGCTGGCGCATTACGGCTGGTCGATGGTAAATATGGTGGTGTTTCCGCCGGTGCTGCTCGGTCTTGCGGTGCTGTCGTTTGCGTCGTTCGCAAAACGCCGGGCGAAGCTGCAGGCGGTCGACGAGATTCCCGACCCGAGTATCTGA
- a CDS encoding type II toxin-antitoxin system HicB family antitoxin produces the protein MKKRLYPAVLERGRRGALGAWFPDFPGCVAGGRSQEEAIERAEDALARALDGIAEQGMPLPEPTPIEQIALPKGADVVAYFIVGVDPPDPSERVNVYLPKSLIARIDKRAAEFGMSRSSFFGFAATIALDWSPGFPHAGADPRSKVHKTGAVRAERRSDKKRP, from the coding sequence TTGAAGAAGCGGCTCTATCCGGCAGTGCTGGAGCGTGGTCGGCGCGGGGCGCTCGGCGCGTGGTTCCCCGATTTTCCGGGCTGCGTGGCTGGCGGGCGATCGCAGGAGGAGGCGATAGAGCGAGCGGAGGATGCGCTGGCGCGAGCGCTGGACGGAATCGCAGAGCAGGGCATGCCGCTGCCGGAGCCGACGCCGATCGAGCAGATCGCGCTGCCCAAGGGCGCCGACGTCGTCGCCTATTTCATTGTCGGGGTCGATCCACCCGATCCGTCCGAACGGGTGAACGTCTATTTGCCGAAGAGCCTGATCGCGAGGATCGACAAGCGCGCCGCGGAGTTCGGCATGAGCCGCTCCAGCTTCTTCGGCTTCGCCGCCACGATTGCGCTGGATTGGAGCCCAGGTTTCCCGCATGCCGGCGCGGATCCTCGCTCGAAGGTCCACAAGACCGGCGCGGTGCGAGCCGAAAGGAGGTCGGACAAGAAGCGGCCGTGA
- a CDS encoding carboxymuconolactone decarboxylase family protein, with protein sequence MRLKLLSPGEMSAEQKETYVEAISGKRGAPPAPMMAWLNSPDMARHATRLGEQLRFNTIFPAKLSEIAILVTARHWTSHYEWFAHKRLALKGGMDPKVIEDIRDRRTPTFDDPKGKMIYDLAKSLHEGKGVSQPLYDEAVKVLTERGIVEVIGLCGYYTMVSMTLNTFEFGLPDGEVSDLA encoded by the coding sequence ATGCGGCTGAAATTGCTTTCGCCTGGCGAAATGAGCGCCGAACAAAAAGAAACCTACGTCGAGGCGATATCGGGCAAGCGCGGCGCCCCGCCGGCGCCGATGATGGCCTGGCTCAACAGCCCGGACATGGCGCGGCACGCCACGCGGCTTGGCGAGCAGCTTCGTTTCAACACGATCTTTCCCGCAAAGCTCTCCGAGATCGCGATCCTCGTCACCGCGCGGCACTGGACCTCGCATTACGAATGGTTCGCGCATAAGCGCCTGGCGCTGAAAGGCGGCATGGATCCCAAGGTCATCGAAGACATAAGGGATCGCCGTACGCCGACTTTCGATGACCCCAAGGGCAAGATGATCTACGATCTCGCCAAATCGCTGCATGAAGGCAAAGGCGTCTCGCAGCCGCTGTACGATGAGGCCGTGAAGGTGCTCACCGAGCGCGGGATTGTCGAGGTGATCGGGCTGTGCGGTTACTACACCATGGTGTCGATGACGCTGAACACGTTTGAATTCGGACTGCCGGATGGAGAAGTGTCGGACTTGGCGTGA
- a CDS encoding IS4 family transposase, protein MLARLVCVGQSGISVRRVGGNRAGEIRFTRFLRNKRVKPDAMVATARARTAGLVMGRHILAIQDTTTLRDDGKQRSLNLHPMIAVDASDGGLLGLVDAVFLSHVGGKKRLCKKRPFAEKESRRWLDATKTAAGLVAAGAVCVTVIADRESDIYEEFACRPAETELLIRANHDRVLEDGGALYGCMEEVAELGRETIDLPANPGRPARQVVLALRAREVTLKRPKRNHPAEAAKLPKTVTLTLVEAREVDPPDGVTPVHWRLLTTHKVATLADACRITGFYRQRWTIEQVFRVMKTKGFDIEAVRVAEDGPFENLTTATLIAAIQVLQMVRERDGVAGRPLQDALDIEDKPALEAICQTLEGKTEKQKNPHPKGSLAYASWVCARLGGWTGYYGKPGPIAMMHGLQALKAMLRGWKLRNDV, encoded by the coding sequence TTGCTGGCTCGGCTGGTTTGTGTTGGCCAATCGGGCATCAGCGTACGCCGCGTGGGCGGCAATCGCGCGGGCGAGATACGCTTTACCCGGTTTTTGCGTAACAAGCGGGTGAAACCCGACGCGATGGTCGCAACTGCCCGCGCGCGCACCGCCGGGTTAGTCATGGGGCGTCACATCCTGGCGATCCAGGACACGACGACTCTACGCGACGATGGCAAGCAACGCAGTCTGAACCTGCATCCAATGATCGCGGTGGACGCCAGTGATGGCGGGCTGCTGGGTCTTGTCGATGCGGTATTCCTCAGTCACGTCGGCGGCAAGAAGCGTCTATGCAAAAAGCGCCCCTTCGCCGAGAAAGAGAGCCGCCGCTGGCTTGACGCCACCAAGACAGCGGCTGGCTTGGTCGCAGCCGGAGCGGTCTGCGTTACCGTCATCGCCGACCGGGAAAGCGATATTTACGAAGAGTTCGCCTGCCGGCCCGCCGAGACGGAGCTTCTGATCCGCGCCAACCATGATCGCGTTCTGGAAGATGGTGGTGCGCTGTATGGCTGCATGGAGGAGGTAGCCGAACTGGGCCGCGAGACAATCGATCTGCCTGCCAATCCGGGCCGGCCTGCCCGTCAGGTGGTATTGGCGTTGCGCGCGCGTGAGGTCACCCTGAAGCGGCCGAAACGCAATCATCCCGCCGAGGCGGCAAAACTGCCGAAGACTGTCACACTCACCTTGGTGGAAGCGCGTGAGGTCGATCCCCCGGACGGCGTAACGCCGGTGCATTGGCGGCTGCTCACCACACATAAGGTGGCCACGCTCGCCGATGCATGTCGGATCACCGGCTTTTACCGCCAGCGCTGGACCATCGAGCAGGTGTTCCGGGTGATGAAGACCAAAGGCTTCGATATCGAAGCGGTGCGTGTCGCCGAGGATGGTCCATTCGAGAACCTGACTACTGCGACGCTGATCGCTGCCATTCAAGTGCTGCAGATGGTGCGCGAGCGCGATGGCGTGGCTGGGCGGCCGTTACAGGATGCGCTCGACATCGAGGACAAGCCCGCGCTGGAAGCGATCTGCCAAACCCTTGAAGGCAAGACCGAGAAACAGAAGAACCCGCATCCCAAAGGATCGCTGGCATATGCCAGTTGGGTGTGTGCGCGCCTCGGCGGCTGGACCGGCTACTACGGCAAGCCTGGCCCTATCGCCATGATGCACGGGCTACAAGCTCTCAAAGCAATGCTTCGTGGCTGGAAACTCCGAAACGATGTGTGA
- a CDS encoding acyl-CoA dehydrogenase family protein: protein MSDLETFRHETRAWLEANCPPEMRRPMTSENDTYWGGRNAKFSSEPQRVWFERMRDKGWTVPDWPKEYGGGGLDRAEHKVLREEMAAMGARSPLSSFGIWMLGPALLKYGNEAQKQEHLPKIAAGLIRWCQGYSEPNAGSDLASLQTRAESEGDDYIINGQKIWTSYANYADWIFCLVRTDPAAKKHDGISFILFDMASKGVSTKPILLISGYSPFCETFFDNVRVPKSHVVGTVNRGWDVAKYLLQHERAMISGTGERGIGRPLGQVAADSIGSDDSGRLDDAMMRGQIAEFDIDEAAFAAVAERAVDLAKAGQSHPAFSSAMKYYGTELNKRRHEILMSAGGIDALEWESDRSRNGARPRAWLRTKANSIEGGTSEVMLGIVAKRILDLPGA, encoded by the coding sequence ATGTCCGATCTGGAAACATTCCGCCATGAAACCCGCGCCTGGCTGGAGGCCAATTGCCCGCCTGAGATGCGGCGTCCGATGACCTCGGAGAACGACACCTATTGGGGCGGCCGTAACGCAAAGTTCTCGTCCGAGCCGCAGCGCGTCTGGTTCGAGCGGATGCGCGACAAGGGCTGGACTGTGCCGGATTGGCCGAAGGAATATGGCGGTGGGGGGCTCGATCGCGCCGAGCACAAGGTGCTGCGCGAGGAGATGGCGGCGATGGGCGCGCGGTCGCCGCTGTCGAGTTTTGGCATCTGGATGCTTGGGCCGGCGCTGCTGAAATATGGCAACGAAGCGCAGAAGCAGGAGCATCTGCCAAAGATCGCCGCGGGCCTGATCCGCTGGTGCCAGGGCTATTCCGAGCCGAATGCCGGATCGGACCTCGCCTCGCTGCAGACCCGCGCCGAAAGCGAGGGCGACGACTACATTATCAACGGCCAGAAGATCTGGACGTCGTACGCGAATTACGCCGACTGGATTTTCTGCCTGGTGCGGACCGATCCCGCGGCGAAGAAGCACGACGGCATCAGTTTTATCCTGTTCGACATGGCCTCGAAGGGCGTCTCGACCAAGCCCATTCTCCTGATCTCAGGCTATTCGCCGTTCTGCGAAACCTTCTTCGACAATGTGCGCGTGCCGAAGTCACACGTGGTGGGCACCGTCAACCGCGGCTGGGATGTCGCGAAATACCTGCTGCAGCATGAGCGCGCGATGATCTCAGGCACGGGAGAACGCGGCATCGGCCGTCCGCTCGGGCAGGTCGCCGCCGACTCCATCGGTAGCGACGATTCCGGCCGGCTCGACGATGCCATGATGCGCGGCCAGATCGCAGAGTTCGACATCGACGAGGCGGCGTTTGCCGCCGTGGCCGAACGCGCCGTCGATCTGGCGAAAGCCGGGCAATCGCATCCGGCATTTTCCTCGGCGATGAAATATTACGGCACCGAGCTCAACAAGCGCCGCCACGAGATCCTGATGTCGGCCGGCGGCATCGATGCGCTGGAATGGGAAAGCGATCGTTCGAGAAACGGCGCCCGCCCGCGCGCCTGGCTGCGCACCAAGGCCAACTCGATCGAAGGCGGCACCAGCGAGGTGATGCTCGGCATTGTCGCCAAGCGCATCCTCGATCTGCCGGGGGCGTGA
- a CDS encoding L,D-transpeptidase, whose protein sequence is MTKFRHLIWMVIAASGLVLSTPQSQAQTRQPDVGDQPGLIADDSVELDPQFRKTAVLYRTNEAPGTIIVVTAERHLYLVQGNGRALRYGIGVGREGFTWQGLVNITRKAEWPDWTPPPEMIARQPYLPRFMAGGPGNPLGARAMYLGTTVYRIHGTNRPDTIGTAVSSGCFRLVNADVTDLYERVPVGTKVIIRQKPEL, encoded by the coding sequence GACGAAATTTCGGCACCTGATCTGGATGGTGATCGCTGCCAGCGGTCTGGTCCTTTCGACCCCGCAGAGCCAGGCGCAGACGCGACAGCCCGATGTCGGCGACCAACCGGGGCTGATTGCGGATGATTCCGTCGAACTCGATCCGCAGTTCAGGAAAACCGCGGTGCTCTATCGCACCAACGAAGCGCCGGGCACCATCATCGTGGTCACGGCCGAGCGCCATCTTTATCTGGTTCAGGGCAATGGCCGCGCATTGCGCTACGGCATCGGCGTCGGTCGTGAAGGATTCACGTGGCAGGGGCTCGTGAACATCACGCGCAAGGCGGAGTGGCCGGACTGGACGCCGCCGCCCGAGATGATCGCGCGCCAGCCCTATCTGCCGCGCTTCATGGCCGGTGGGCCCGGCAACCCGCTCGGTGCGCGCGCGATGTATCTCGGCACCACCGTCTACCGCATCCACGGCACCAACCGGCCTGACACCATCGGCACCGCGGTCTCTTCCGGCTGCTTCCGCCTGGTCAACGCCGACGTCACTGACCTCTACGAGCGTGTCCCGGTCGGTACCAAGGTGATTATCCGGCAAAAGCCGGAACTGTAA
- a CDS encoding MFS transporter, which yields MDALNYTPLDEASIRYDGWRIVAVCFLLATFGWAFGFYGQSVYVAELQRLHGWPASLISSGTTFFYLSGAALVAFVSEAIKGFGPRNCMIAGVCTMALAAISIGQVREPWQLYLANAMLAFGWAGTSLGMITNTLGLWFDKKRGMAISLALNGASFGGIAGVPLMVMAIGYFGFSGAMIASAVVMVAVMVPVILLSVGRPPVHSSGGAVEAADAPSPTQIRARAFRDIGFLSVSAAFALVLFAQVGFIVHLISFLDSVIGRQQAAIAVALLTAMAVVGRVLFSFVIDRLNQRLASSLSFVSQAIALLIVINVHHDYALIAACALFGFSVGNLITLPALIVQREFDPRSFGVLVSLITAINQITYAFGPGVVGLLRDLSGSYTLPFYGCIAVELTAAVLVMIRGRGKKA from the coding sequence TTGGACGCTCTCAACTATACCCCTCTGGACGAAGCTTCGATCCGCTACGACGGCTGGCGCATCGTGGCCGTCTGTTTCCTGCTGGCGACCTTCGGTTGGGCGTTCGGCTTCTATGGCCAGAGCGTCTATGTCGCCGAGTTGCAGCGGTTGCACGGCTGGCCGGCGTCGCTGATCTCTTCGGGCACGACGTTCTTCTACTTGTCGGGCGCGGCGCTGGTCGCCTTTGTCAGCGAGGCGATCAAGGGGTTCGGGCCCCGGAACTGCATGATCGCGGGCGTCTGCACGATGGCTTTGGCCGCGATCTCGATTGGGCAGGTCCGCGAGCCCTGGCAGCTCTATCTCGCCAATGCGATGCTCGCCTTCGGCTGGGCTGGCACCAGTCTCGGCATGATCACCAACACGCTTGGCCTCTGGTTCGACAAAAAGCGCGGCATGGCGATCAGCCTGGCGCTGAACGGCGCGAGCTTTGGCGGCATCGCCGGTGTGCCCTTGATGGTCATGGCGATCGGCTATTTCGGCTTCTCCGGCGCGATGATCGCCTCAGCCGTGGTAATGGTCGCAGTGATGGTTCCGGTGATTCTCCTGTCGGTCGGACGGCCGCCGGTTCATTCGAGCGGAGGCGCCGTCGAAGCCGCGGACGCGCCGTCGCCGACGCAGATCCGGGCACGCGCCTTTCGCGATATCGGGTTCCTCTCGGTGTCGGCGGCGTTCGCGCTGGTGCTGTTCGCGCAGGTCGGCTTCATCGTCCACCTGATCTCGTTTCTGGATTCGGTGATCGGGCGACAGCAGGCGGCGATTGCGGTGGCGCTGTTGACCGCGATGGCGGTGGTCGGCCGCGTGCTGTTTTCATTCGTGATCGACCGGCTCAACCAGCGGCTGGCGTCCTCGCTCTCCTTCGTCAGCCAGGCGATCGCGCTGCTCATCGTCATCAACGTGCATCATGATTACGCGCTGATCGCCGCCTGCGCGTTGTTCGGATTTTCAGTCGGCAATCTGATCACGCTGCCGGCGCTGATCGTGCAGCGCGAGTTCGACCCGCGCTCATTCGGTGTGCTCGTTAGTTTGATAACGGCGATCAACCAGATCACCTACGCATTCGGCCCCGGCGTGGTCGGGTTGCTGCGCGATCTCTCGGGAAGCTACACGCTGCCGTTCTATGGCTGCATCGCGGTGGAGCTGACCGCGGCCGTGCTGGTCATGATCAGGGGACGCGGAAAGAAAGCGTAG
- a CDS encoding acyl-CoA dehydrogenase family protein: MPLVLTEEQSMLRDSARGLISDKAPVAHLRGLRDSKNATGFSRELWKTFAEMGFSGLLVPENFGGSGLGCVEAGVVMEEIGRTLMPSPFLSTAVLATSALSRGGSEAQKSAHLPKIADGSLLAALAVDEGAKHRPLQTKLQAVRSGNGFKLNGAKALVVDGHTADLLIVAGRTGGSAGERNGLTLFLVDPKAKGVAIERTMMVDAHNAARIEFANVEVDADHVLGEVDQGGALLEGVLNIGRGAVASEMVGLSEEVFGRTVTYLKERKQFGKLIGEFQALQHRAAQLYIDIEITRAAVLKALQTLDGDFERAGAAVAVAKARAGTTATLAVQEGVQMHGGMGMTDQFDIGFFMKRARVCQELFGDSNYHADQLARTKSY, from the coding sequence ATGCCCCTCGTCCTCACCGAAGAACAATCCATGCTGCGCGACAGCGCGCGCGGCCTTATCAGCGACAAGGCGCCGGTGGCGCACCTGCGCGGCTTGCGCGACAGCAAGAACGCAACGGGATTTTCCCGCGAGCTCTGGAAGACGTTTGCCGAGATGGGATTTTCCGGCCTGCTGGTACCCGAAAATTTCGGCGGCAGCGGGCTCGGCTGTGTCGAGGCCGGCGTGGTGATGGAGGAAATCGGCCGCACTCTGATGCCGTCACCGTTTCTGTCGACCGCGGTGCTGGCGACCTCGGCGCTGTCGCGCGGCGGCAGCGAGGCGCAAAAGTCCGCGCATCTGCCGAAGATTGCGGACGGCTCGCTATTGGCCGCGCTCGCGGTCGACGAAGGCGCAAAGCACCGCCCGCTGCAGACCAAACTGCAAGCGGTGCGTTCCGGCAACGGCTTCAAGCTCAACGGCGCCAAGGCCCTTGTGGTCGACGGCCACACCGCCGATCTCCTGATCGTCGCTGGCCGCACCGGCGGATCGGCCGGTGAGCGCAACGGGCTGACGCTGTTCCTGGTCGATCCCAAGGCCAAGGGCGTCGCCATCGAACGCACCATGATGGTCGATGCGCATAACGCCGCCAGAATCGAATTCGCCAATGTCGAGGTCGACGCGGACCACGTGCTCGGCGAAGTCGATCAGGGCGGGGCGCTGCTGGAGGGCGTGCTCAATATCGGCCGCGGCGCGGTCGCCTCCGAAATGGTGGGCCTGAGTGAGGAAGTGTTCGGCCGCACCGTGACGTATCTGAAGGAGCGCAAGCAGTTCGGAAAATTGATCGGCGAGTTCCAGGCGCTGCAGCACCGCGCCGCCCAGCTCTACATCGATATCGAGATCACCCGCGCCGCCGTCCTGAAGGCGCTGCAGACGCTCGACGGCGATTTCGAGCGGGCAGGAGCGGCGGTCGCGGTCGCCAAGGCACGCGCCGGCACCACGGCGACGCTGGCGGTGCAGGAAGGCGTGCAGATGCACGGCGGCATGGGCATGACCGATCAGTTCGACATCGGCTTCTTCATGAAGCGCGCGCGCGTTTGTCAGGAACTGTTCGGCGATAGCAACTACCATGCTGATCAGTTGGCGCGGACGAAGAGCTATTAG
- a CDS encoding nuclear transport factor 2 family protein — translation MPTRARLDEFIAAVVSGDHAGAIERFYTEDASMQENAAAPRVGRDVLVAHERAVLERVKSVTSTCVASVVEGDRVAINWVFEFVYKSGKTDRFDEVALQEWRGDRVFRERFFYDPSKPAD, via the coding sequence ATGCCGACGCGCGCCCGTCTCGATGAGTTCATTGCTGCCGTCGTCTCCGGCGACCATGCCGGAGCGATCGAGCGTTTCTATACCGAGGACGCCAGCATGCAGGAGAACGCGGCTGCGCCACGGGTCGGCCGCGACGTCCTGGTGGCGCATGAGCGCGCGGTGCTGGAACGCGTGAAGAGCGTGACGTCGACCTGCGTCGCCTCGGTCGTCGAGGGTGATCGCGTCGCGATCAACTGGGTGTTTGAGTTCGTCTACAAATCCGGCAAGACCGACCGGTTCGACGAAGTCGCGCTGCAGGAATGGCGCGGCGACAGGGTGTTTCGCGAGCGGTTCTTTTACGACCCGTCGAAACCGGCTGACTAG
- a CDS encoding VOC family protein → MPQNPPIIAGTRIGHVHLKVADLERALGFYCGVLGFEVMQRMGSGAAFISAGGYHHHIGLNTWESKGGQPPPPGTTGLFHTAILYPTRPALADALYRVIEAGIELDGASDHGVSEALYLRDPDQNGVELYRDRPQEEWPRAPDGSLAMFTKRLDLEDLLRQREA, encoded by the coding sequence ATGCCCCAGAACCCACCCATCATTGCCGGCACCCGGATCGGGCATGTCCATCTCAAGGTCGCCGACCTCGAACGCGCGCTGGGGTTTTATTGCGGCGTGCTCGGCTTCGAGGTGATGCAGCGGATGGGCTCCGGTGCCGCATTCATTTCGGCCGGCGGCTATCACCATCACATCGGCCTCAACACCTGGGAAAGCAAAGGTGGCCAACCACCGCCGCCGGGGACCACCGGGCTGTTTCACACCGCCATTCTTTATCCCACTCGCCCGGCGCTGGCGGATGCGCTGTATCGCGTGATCGAGGCCGGCATCGAGCTTGATGGCGCCAGCGACCACGGCGTCAGCGAGGCGCTCTATTTGCGCGATCCCGACCAGAACGGCGTCGAGCTCTACCGTGACCGGCCGCAGGAAGAATGGCCGCGCGCGCCGGATGGATCGCTGGCGATGTTCACGAAACGACTGGATCTGGAGGATCTGCTGCGGCAGCGGGAAGCGTAA